A genomic region of Thunnus maccoyii chromosome 13, fThuMac1.1, whole genome shotgun sequence contains the following coding sequences:
- the chrdl2 gene encoding chordin-like protein 2, producing MKSTFLFFFIIWFADAELKPRKGSGVVCTFKDKTYSPGDSWHPYLEPFGFMFCMRCVCTETGHVKCNTIKCPSLPCENPVAEPQQCCPRCTDEPKVPAGLRASVKSCRYNGSIYQPGETFTKHDLFPSKQSNQCAMCTCSNGDIFCALKTCQPITCSSPVSVADTCCLVCKDNSTSGSSSTEDGNLQLNRGVRHSVDQCSGEQSRAQPDHATPSRVRTSLRGLSLSKLNLKGASETTVKILLQRKHQRACLYNGKTYSHGDIWHPVLGKVLECILCTCTDGLQDCKRITCPSQYPCQHPMKSTGKCCKTCPESKAENNQTQCYLGYKNNLLVYKVESSLKVDSPNTVRIIAVERQSTAEIEVQVWKTVEGVLQLMEIGDVQRKDIMDHPENYTLLTTLDEETWRRFKEEGENLNKAPQATICEEGIREMMTFLNPKQTEGLCSP from the exons atgaagtccacgtttttgttctttttcatcatttggttTGCAGATGCAGAGCTAAAACCCCGGAAAG GGTCCGGGGTGGTGTGTACTTTCAAAGACAAGACTTACAGCCCGGGAGACAGCTGGCATCCCTATCTGGAGCCTTTCGGATTTATGTTCTGCATGCGCTGTGTCTGCACAGAG ACAGGCCATGTGAAATGTAACACAATCAAGTGTCCCTCTCTGCCGTGTGAAAACCCAGTGGCTGAGCCTCAGCAGTGTTGCCCGAGATGCACAG ATGAGCCCAAGGTCCCCGCAGGGCTGAGAGCTTCTGTGAAATCCTGCAGATATAATGGAAGTATTTATCAGCCGGGGGAGACCTTCACTAAGCATGACCTCTTCCCATCCAAGCAAAGCAATCAGTGTGCTATGTGCACATGTTCT AATGGAGACATCTTCTGCGCTCTGAAAACATGCCAACCAATCACCTGCTCCTCACCAGTTTCAGTTGCAGATACCTGCTGTTTGGTGTGTAAAG ATAATAGCACCAGTGGCTCCTCATCAACTGAGGATGGAAACCTACAACTTAACAGAGGCGTT aggCATTCAGTCGACCAGTGTTCtggagagcagagcagggcGCAGCCTGACCATGCCACCCCATCCAGGGTCAGGACTTCTCTCAGAGGCCTGAGTCTCAGTAAACTTAACCTCAAAGGGGCTTCAGAGACCACTGTTAAGATTTTGTTGCAGAGGAAACACCAAAGAG CGTGTTTATACAATGGCAAGACGTACTCTCATGGAGACATATGGCACCCAGTTTTGGGGAAGGTCCTGGAATGCATCCTTTGCACTTGTACTGATGGCCTCCAGGACTGCAAACGCATCACGTGTCCCAGCCAGTACCCATGCCAACATCCTATGAAATCGACAGGAAAGTGCTGCAAGACTTGTCCAG AAAGTAAAGCTGAGAATAACCAGACCCAGTGTTATCTTGGATACAAAAATAACCTCTTGGTGTATAAAGTAGAATCATCTTTGAAAGTCGACTCACCCAACACAGTTCGGATCATTGCTGTTGAAAGACAAAGTACTGCTGAGATCGAAGTACAAGTATGGAAGACTGTAGAAG GTGTTTTACAACTAATGGAAATCGGTGACGTTCAAAGGAAAGATATTATGGATCATCCAGAGAATTACACATTACTTACAACACTTGATGAAG AGACGTGGAGAAGATTtaaagaagagggagaaaatcTGAATAAAGCTCCTCAGGCCACAATTTGTGAAGAAGGAATCCGGGAGATGATGACTTTCCTAAATCCCAAGCAGACTGAAGGCCTGTGTTCACCCTAG